In Mangifera indica cultivar Alphonso chromosome 7, CATAS_Mindica_2.1, whole genome shotgun sequence, the genomic window TCTAATATTTTTGTCTCTGGCTAACACTTGTAAGGTTGAGATTGGAAGTTGAAATCCATATTTATCTTATTCTGTGATAAGCAGAACTTTGAAGAATTAGTAGTATGAATAGAAGAAAAACaacaattcaaattaattatttgaatttatactttaatttcactcaaattaaatatttaaattaataatttaaatgtataactcatatttgtaacttaaatttataattcattaacaaaataaccaaattataatttttaaacactttgatttagttttataattgaGGCTGAATTCTACACAACCATAGAAAAAAGGATGAGCTCCCTCTGCTAGCTAGCATGGCTAAGGAAAAAGCTGTGAACTCTTTCCAGTTTCCACAATCATTATTACTGCAATTACAGAGACAAACGGGACGAGTCTTTGCTAGCGTAATGAAACGTGCGGTCAGAAAATGTGACGTAAATTAATAAAACGTTACGCCTCACCTGTGCAATCACTTTTCTTTTCTacaccttttatatatataaaaaaaatatattattgtcgCATATCTGATAGATTTTTCACCACATGCGGTAAATATTGACAAAAGTACGAGAATACATTAATTTGCTTGGAAAATTGGCTGCAATTTTAGCCATTTTCTTTGACTAATGGGGTAGCCAAAGGTCTATAaatacccccccccccccccccccccccctcacTTCAtattcattcttcttcttcttatcttCATCcggatatgaaataaaattactcTCTCAGttactttctctctttcttaattcttctttaactatttatctttttatattaaattcataacaattattacaaaattaaattttattttatttttaatttaaaattatataataacataatatttatatatttattttatataatcaaaatatataccCATTGTTATTAGATATGTCAGAGTCGTCTCCTGACACTTACTTTTCAAGAAAACATTATCAAAAGACGTTGAAGTTGTACTCTTGTTTTATTCACAATTAATTGGACCCCGTCTCTCTCTTGGGCAAGTTAAACTTACACGAAGTTGCtttcaagagagagagaatcCTTGGCTTTGCTGAGAAGTGAATCTAAGCAATTAGCCAAAATATCCCAAAGAATGAGCTActaaacttgaaatttcataactCCTTCAATGCCCTAATGCATTCCTCATTTACCTCCAAATTAATGTCCCGGTTGAGCTATATTTGTTTTTGCAAGGCAGCGGCGTTTGCTTCAGGTAACTTCATccatcaaattatcatttttttagtatattgcATTGAAAAATcatagacaaaattttaatgtattcacCTGAGTGAAGGGATACTATGAGTTTTATTTATGACTGATTCCACTCATTTAACGGATATTTTGATTTCAAGTCTTGGTGTTCGGCTACAAGCTTGTAGACTATGCTGTACTGCAATACTTAACAACGTATTTCACTGACTCAAGCAATTATAATCTCGAGAAAGCTGCAACATTTGTGAATAGTCGGGAGGTGTTATCAGCTTCATTTGCTTTCATCTACATTCGGTATGCTTTTCGGAGTCCCCTCACAGTCATTATTTGTTCAGCGGCCTTCTGCATTTGTGTAAGTACTTATGTTTTCCATTATTTAATTCAGAGTCAACGTTGAGCATATTTATAAGCTAATCTGCCAACATTAAACAGAGTCAAAAAACCAACAATTGTTGGATTGTTTTCTGCAGGGATTGGTGGCTCTGTTCTTGACGACCTTAGCTCTATTTAGAGAAAAGACTGACATATTCAACATAATTGGAGTGGTTCATTTAGCAGCGGGTGAAGCTGGATTGAAGACTTTCTTGAAGGCATTTCTTGGTGATCAGTTGAGAGCCCATGAACCGAATCACAACGAGAATCAAGTAAAAGCTCGAAGGAGGATGTGGTGGGTTGTTGCCTGGATTTGTAGTGTATTAGCCGCATACTATGTAAACGACACCCTATGGCTAAAAACTCTCATTATTTCAGCATCAATTATGGGGGTCACTCTGATCTTGTTCTTATTGGGTATCTGTTTTTATCATTCCAAAGAATCAGCTGACCGCGGCAGGCGACTAGCTATTTTCCCCGTTCTCTGGGCCTCCATACTGAATCGGAACCTCGATTATCCTACTTCCCCAAGGCAGTTCTATCGTAATAATGGAAATCAATTATGTTTGTCACCTCCAATCAAAATCCTCAGGTATATATATAGATCCCTCTCTTATTTGTCTCGATTCTATATTTGTAAACATTGTATGTTGAACAAGATTTGAAGTATGAACATGAATAACATTACAACATCCTGAACTGCAGAAGGCTAGACAAATCTGCCATTAGCGACCCTTCCTATCGTAGCGCAGATGACCAACGAAAAGCGGGAAGGCTTTGCACTGTGAAAGAAGTAGAGGAGATAAAATGCGTTTTTAGAATGGTTCCCCTGTGGGTCAACTTCGTTGTTTTGGGTTTGTTAGTGTCAACAGCGAATACCTTTTTTCCTGAGCAGGGATACAACatgaataattcaaaattctatatttttgtGCTCATAATTCCATCCGTTTTGGGAAAAATCAAGGGCTTTCTGTCGATTTTATTTGTACCAAACTGGGATGAAAAAACTAAGAATCAAGTTAACAAATGGAAAATTTGGGCTGGAATGGTGCTCTCTATCTTCT contains:
- the LOC123221529 gene encoding protein NRT1/ PTR FAMILY 5.6-like, with amino-acid sequence MSRLSYICFCKAAAFASVLVFGYKLVDYAVLQYLTTYFTDSSNYNLEKAATFVNSREVLSASFAFIYIRYAFRSPLTVIICSAAFCICGLVALFLTTLALFREKTDIFNIIGVVHLAAGEAGLKTFLKAFLGDQLRAHEPNHNENQVKARRRMWWVVAWICSVLAAYYVNDTLWLKTLIISASIMGVTLILFLLGICFYHSKESADRGRRLAIFPVLWASILNRNLDYPTSPRQFYRNNGNQLCLSPPIKILRRLDKSAISDPSYRSADDQRKAGRLCTVKEVEEIKCVFRMVPLWVNFVVLGLLVSTANTFFPEQGYNMNNSKFYIFVLIIPSVLGKIKGFLSILFVPNWDEKTKNQVNKWKIWAGMVLSIFCCAVAWRVEVHRLNIVNKEGGNSDENTPMSVFWLAPQFFLLGLMLVLATDGLDEIAIEQFEELPKEYVTTINEFVIAIGSFLNIVYVHANGSRFSKSLNEIHLDKHYHTLTVVSFINFCIYLFISPIYTAMRRR